A region from the Candidatus Thiothrix putei genome encodes:
- a CDS encoding GNAT family N-acetyltransferase yields the protein MSRWVIEPFHKHSGRDGFACGEPALDAYLAIYAGQHEQAGVARTFLAVDPQDQGLVGYYSLSMSSIPRDNLPDALHKRFPAFPIPVARLVRLAIDRSRQGQGAGEFLFMDALQRCHKLAKEIGMVAVVVDAKHDKAAAFYRQYGFESLPDQPLLLWLTSKKLGKLF from the coding sequence ATGAGCCGCTGGGTAATTGAACCGTTCCATAAGCATTCGGGGCGTGATGGGTTTGCCTGCGGCGAACCAGCGTTAGATGCTTATTTGGCAATATATGCAGGACAGCATGAGCAAGCGGGCGTTGCGCGAACATTTCTAGCCGTTGACCCACAAGATCAAGGCTTGGTGGGTTATTACAGCCTGAGCATGAGCAGTATCCCCCGTGATAATTTGCCGGATGCGTTGCACAAGCGGTTTCCGGCGTTTCCTATTCCGGTGGCACGTTTGGTCAGGTTGGCGATTGATCGCAGCCGTCAAGGGCAAGGTGCAGGTGAATTTCTGTTCATGGATGCCTTGCAACGCTGCCATAAACTGGCCAAAGAAATCGGTATGGTGGCGGTGGTAGTGGATGCGAAACACGACAAAGCTGCGGCGTTTTACCGCCAATACGGGTTTGAAAGTTTGCCAGACCAGCCCTTGTTGTTGTGGTTGACGAGCAAGAAGCTGGGTAAATTGTTTTAA
- the zapE gene encoding cell division protein ZapE, which yields MKEGNVMPLLKHYQDAIKEGAIQHDPAQLEGIKVLQEVWNGLLKPRETARVARSRGLLAVFSKRHNVVIEPVRGAYLWGGVGRGKTWLMDMFYSRLPLTEKRRMHYHHFMFFIHEELKRLAHHRSPLEALAAQLAQEVRLLCIDEFHVMDIVDAMLLHGLLEAMCKHGITLVTTSNRPPDDLYLNGLQRERFLPAIALLKKHTHVVELDNQIDYRMLKHVSQDSFLEDDDAVLVEHELEKCFAELATGAIEVGQDIEVQGRCLPTHRLSENIVWFDFKTLCETARSTRDYIELAERFDYIVLSGLHVLTEEHESAARRFLNLIDELYDRQVQFIFSTTIALDNLYQGEKLRFEFQRALSRLNEMKGDDYQQVKFSG from the coding sequence CCCGCCCAACTCGAAGGTATCAAGGTCTTGCAAGAGGTGTGGAATGGCTTGCTCAAACCGCGTGAAACGGCTCGCGTGGCACGTTCGCGGGGTTTGTTGGCGGTATTTTCCAAGCGGCATAATGTGGTGATCGAGCCAGTGCGCGGCGCTTACCTGTGGGGTGGCGTCGGGCGTGGCAAGACCTGGTTGATGGATATGTTTTATTCACGTCTGCCGCTGACGGAAAAGCGGCGGATGCATTACCACCATTTCATGTTCTTCATTCATGAGGAACTGAAACGGCTGGCGCACCATCGTAGCCCATTGGAGGCATTGGCGGCGCAATTGGCACAAGAAGTGCGCCTGTTGTGCATCGACGAATTCCACGTCATGGACATTGTGGATGCGATGTTGCTGCACGGTTTGCTGGAGGCGATGTGCAAACACGGCATTACCTTGGTAACGACGTCTAATCGTCCGCCGGATGATTTGTATTTGAACGGTTTGCAGCGCGAACGGTTCTTGCCTGCGATTGCGTTACTGAAAAAGCACACGCATGTGGTGGAGTTGGATAATCAGATTGACTACCGCATGTTGAAACACGTCAGCCAAGATAGCTTTTTGGAAGACGACGATGCGGTGTTGGTGGAACACGAGCTGGAAAAGTGTTTCGCGGAACTCGCGACCGGTGCGATTGAGGTCGGGCAGGATATTGAGGTGCAAGGGCGTTGTTTGCCGACACATCGCCTGTCTGAAAATATTGTGTGGTTTGATTTCAAAACCTTATGTGAAACGGCGCGTTCTACCCGCGATTACATCGAGTTGGCGGAACGCTTTGATTACATCGTATTATCGGGTTTGCATGTGTTGACCGAGGAACACGAATCGGCGGCACGGCGTTTTCTTAACCTGATTGACGAGTTATATGACCGGCAGGTGCAGTTCATTTTTTCCACGACGATTGCGCTGGATAATCTGTATCAGGGTGAAAAGTTGCGCTTTGAGTTTCAGCGGGCGTTGAGCCGCTTGAATGAGATGAAGGGCGATGATTATCAGCAGGTTAAGTTTAGCGGTTGA
- a CDS encoding DUF1778 domain-containing protein: MLALSERINLRTNAETKSLLTRAASFRGLSLSNFLLEAAQKMAQEVLKGQEQILLSERDWERFALILDDDSPPNAKLQKAMSKFKATQA, encoded by the coding sequence ATGTTGGCACTATCAGAACGCATCAATCTACGCACTAATGCGGAAACCAAAAGCTTGTTGACGCGAGCCGCCTCTTTTCGTGGTTTGTCGTTGAGCAATTTTCTGTTGGAAGCTGCTCAAAAAATGGCGCAAGAAGTCTTGAAAGGGCAGGAGCAAATCCTGTTATCTGAACGGGATTGGGAGCGGTTTGCGCTGATTCTCGATGATGATTCTCCGCCAAATGCCAAATTACAAAAAGCCATGAGCAAGTTTAAGGCTACCCAAGCATGA